The genomic interval CAATAATGCTGGAAGCTATGACTTCAGCTATTCTACCCATAATGGTTCTTCGAAGCTTTCTCTCGTTGCAAATACTCCTACAAATCCTTATAACCATAGGCATTCTGTATTTTATATGAGACATCTTAATGTAGGAGAAAATTCAACATTAAGTATAAATGATTTTCATACATTTGCCCTCTCTGGTGGGCTTACACTTAATAATAATGCTGCTCTTGAGATTATTTTGCAAAAAGGAGAAAAAATACCTGCGAGTGAATTTGCCCCTTCATCAAAAGTGCATTTTTCACGCAATGCAAATTTTTATCTTGGCAATGGCTCAACACTTAATATAAGCAATACTGATTTTGTCATAATAAGCTCTAAAGGCATTATAAATAATAATGCACAAATGATTTTAGATTCTAGCACAATAAGATTCCAAAATACTCTCCACAATAAGGGCACAATAGAACTTACAGGAGATGTATATAACATAGGACAAAGCCAAACAATCACAAATCTTGGCACTTCGCATTTTATTAATTATGGCAATGTCAAAGTGAATGGGAATTTTTATAATGGTGGCACTCCGCGTGCTGATTCAGTGCAAGGAAGCTGGTGGCAAAATGATGCACCAAGCCCGGGTGGAGGGAATCTTATAAACTATGGTGGAACAATTCATATTACGGGTAACCTTATTAATGCGCAAGGCGTTGAACTTGGAAAAACACAAAATTCAAGTGTGCAAATTTATGGTGGCACAATCAAAGTTGATGGAGGAATGAACAACGGAGCTAATAATACACTTATTTTAGGTTGGTATAATGGGAAAATGGGGCAGATTGATGGAAATGTAACCAATCGTGGTATAGCTAAAGTTGATATTACAGGAGCAACGCTTAATACAGATCATAGAATCGCTGGTGGTTGGCATACTGGCAGGCTTAATGCAAATCGAGATGTCTTACTAAATGGGAGCAAAAGTGAATTTTTAAACGCGAGAATTAGTCATTACCAAAATAGCACAACAATCACACTTAATAAAAACACTCAAGCCATTAACGCTTTTATGAACACTCTTCCTATACAATCAAAAACTATTCTTACCGCGCTTGAAAATAGTCTTTACAATCCTAATACAATAGGACAACAAAGTATTTATGCTTATGGCAATAAAAATTACCTTACAAAACTAGGAAATAATATTAATGAAAGCGCAGAATCTATGCTCCTTTATGCCTCTCCTTTAAATATATGGGCTATAGTTCAAAATAGTATTATGCCGCTTAAAGCTCAAGTAACGCCCCCTCCGCGCAAATCTGTTTTAAACATAGCTCCTTTAAGCTCTATTGCTTCACGTGGCTCACTTAAATCCCCTCTTAATGGTGTAAATATTAGTGCCCAAATTCCTTATAAGACACATTTTCTTAGCGCTTTTGCTGCTTATGGAAATACAAACGCTACCCATACACTTACCCACTTGCAAACTCATTTTGACACAAACTCTTTTCTTGTAGGTTTATATGATAGAATCTCCCTACCATATATAGAAGTTTCACTCCTTGCATACTATGGTGCTAGTTTTAACAAAGCTAAACGACATCTTTTATTAAACAACAGTGCTTTTCAAACACGCTATTCTTATCACGAGCTTGGTTTATCAGCCCAAATCGCTCATCTATTGCGCTTTGAAAAACTATGGATAAAGCCATTTATAGGGATTAACTATGCTTTTGGCTTACAAAGTGCCTTCAAAGAAAATCTTGTTTCAGATACCACCTCCGCTATGCTTACAGCTCCTATGTGGCTTTCTCATTTGCCACAACTCTCACTTGGCACACAAGGGCAATACTACTTAAAAAAGCAACACTTTCTCTTTGGAGGAGCGCAGATTCAATATGCACTCACAAATTCCTCTTTTTCCGCTCATTTTGGCTCTTCAGTTCTTAACTTTAACCCTCAAAATTCACTTGGGCTTACACTTCATTTTGGTGGCTCTATGCCTATAGCTAAAGAATTCTCTCTTAGTGCTTATACATTTTATTCACGCTCACACTTGGCATTTCAAAGTTATTCAGGCACAATCAATCTCTCATATTATTTCTAGGTGATTACCTCAAATATGTTACAATCGCTTCTTTCACAATACAGCAAAGGATAATAATATATGGTAGAAGTTTTAGCCAAAATCACAACTCAACGCTCACAAGATATTACCCTTAAAGGCTTTGATTTTGGCTATGAGATTCCAAAGCAAAGAATCCACCCTTTAATCAAACCTCATTTAGATTCTGTCTTTTTTATTGCCGAAATAAAACGCTCTTCACCATCAGCTGGAACTATTAAGGAGATACCCTCTGTTACAAAACTTGCTGGGGATTATCTTAATGGCGGTGTTGGAGCAATTTCGGTGCTTTGTGAGGAACACTATTTTGGAGGAAGCTTACTTGATTTAATGTCCGTAAAATCTGCTTATCCTAATGCCTGTATCCTGCGCAAAGACTTTATTCAATATCCTCAAGAGGTTGATGTTAGTTATCGTGCTGGAGCAGATATGGTGCTGCTAATTGTAGCGATGTTTATCAATGAAGATGGGGGATTTTCTCATTTTAAAATGATTTATGAGGAATGTTTAAAAGTTGGAATTACACCACTTATTGAAGTGCATACTCAAGCTGAAATTGACTTTATTGCACCACTTCAAGCACCACTTATAGGCATTAATTCGCGCAGTCTTCACACCTTTGAGATTAATATTCCTGCAGCCTGTGCGCTTAAAAATGCACTTTCTCATAGTAAAATCATCTTTGAATCCGGTATAGATTCTCCTTACTCTGCTTTTATAATAGGCTCTTTAGACTTTGATGGACTACTTTGCGGAAGTTATCTTGTCTCACATAAAAATCCAACTACTGCTTTGCAATCTCTCAAACACGCTTTCACACTTGGCAAAACACAAAAACCTCGCTTTTATCGCCAAATATTTGAATCCCTAAGTGCGCACTCCCCACAATCTAAACCTCTACTTAAAATATGTGGCATTACAAATCTTGATGATGCACTTATGGTAGGGCAAGAAAAAATAGATATGCTCGGTTTTATTCTTGTTAAACACAGCCCACGATACATAGAATCTAAGCAGATTAAAGACATTGCTAAAGCCTTGCAAAAACTCTATCCACATATTTTACGCATAGCCGTAATAAATGATGATAAACAAGCACTCAATGAGGCAAAATCTCTTTATCAGCAAGGCTACATTGATGCAATTCAACTTCACGCATTGAATCCCCTCACACCTGATATATTTGCTAAGAGCGACCTTAAAGAGGCACTTTTTTGTTTTTATCCTGTGCAAAATATTGCTCACATAGAGGATTTTACACCATATTATGAGGGTATATTTTGTCTTGTAGATTCCAAAAGTGCGCAAGGGGGTGGTTCTGGGCAAAGTATCAATAAAGATGTTTTGCGCTCGTTACAGGAGAGATACTTGTGTATCGCAGGAGGAATCAATCCACACAATATTGCAGATTTTTTAGCTCTTAAGCCCACTTTGCTTGATATTAATTCTGGTATAGAAAAAGAAGTAGGAAAAAAAGATATTCACAAACTCCGTGCTTTACTTGACAATCTAAAAAATGCAATAAAATCCACAAAGGAGCAAAAATGAAAAAAATACTTGTAACCTTAATTTTTAGCCTATGGAGCATTTGTGTTTTTGCAACTGCTAAAGAGCTTAATCTCATTATGGCGGGCGATGCCCTGCTTCATTCCACTGTATATAAAGATGCCAAACAAGAAGATGGAAGTTATGATTTTAGTTCTATGCTCACCGCATTAAAGCCTGTGGTAGAAAAATATGATTTGGCATTTTATAATCAAGAGACGATTCTAGGGGGTGTAAAGCTTGGTTTAAGCACTTACCCAAACTTTAACTCACCTCAAGAATTTGGCGATAATATGCTTTCTCTAGGTTTTAATCTCATCTCTCTTGCTAATAACCATACACTTGATAGGGGAGAAAGGGCTGTGCGTTCTTCTTTAGCTTATTGGGAGGAAAAACCTGTCCTTACTGCTGGAAGTTATAACTCATTTTTAGAACGCAATACACCAAAGATTGAGCAAAAAAATGGTATTAAATATGCACTTTTGGCTTATACTTATGGCACGAATGGCATTCCTCTACCAAAGGGCAAGGAATATCTAGTAAATGTATATACAAAGGCTATGCTTGAAAAAGATATAAAAGCTATTCGCTCGCAAGTAGATTTTCTTATGGTATCAATGCACTGGGGTATTGAATACGATTTTACTCCCTCTAAAGAACAACGTGATTTGGCAAAGTTTCTAGCAGATTTGGGTGTGGATTTGATAATCGGCACACACCCACACGTAGTGCAGCCTGCAGAATGGATAGGTAATACTTTAGTATATTATTCACTTGGCAACCTTATCTCTGGGCAAAGAGGTACAAATAAACGTATTGGTATGCTAGGAAGCGTGCATATCACAAAGATTCAAGATGGTAAAGTTAAACTTTCAAATCCACGTGCAGAGCTTATCTACACTTACTATAATCCACATTTTAAAGATTTTAAACTAATGTGGTTTGACGAACTCAACAACACAATTTTACCTAATTATAAAGAAATCTATAAACAATATACCCATATTATCACGCAAGGCAAACAAGATATTCAACTTGGTTTATAAATAAAGCACATTTATAAAATCTAACGTTGCTCTTTAAACTGAATAGGTTGATGACATTCTTGACAATTAGTAGGGTGAGAGGAATTTTTGATAAAAAGGTGCATAGATTCTGTGAGTTTATGCTCTTTACCTGGACACGCACAAGTGTAATAATAATATTTCACCTCACAAGTTGCATTTTGTTGTTCTTCACGATATTTTTCATAGCACATATCTTCTTGTAAAATATGCGTTAAAAGCCAATCTTTTGCGATTGTAGCAATCATTTCTTTAAGTACATCCACTGAATGCACATTTTTTACCATACCCGCCATATCATTGACAATTTGACGATGTATTTTTTTATGTTCTTCTAATTGAGGGAAACCGATTGCCTTCATATATTCCTCTTCATCTTTAAAATGCGTTTTCATATAATCAAAAAACTCAATAAGAATATTTTTCACATCACTTGCTAAACTTTTATTATTATTCGCAATATTATACGCTCTATGAGCAAGAGCAAAAAGCTTCTGGTGCTGTTCATCAATAATCTGATGATGAACGCTAAAATCATCACTCCATTCTGGCAACATAAATCCCCCCTCTTTTTAATTTACTCTACTCCAATATATGTTGAAATGCAATCGTGCAATGACACTCTTTACAATGGATACCTGATTTGCTGTTTTTGACAAAAGTATGGATTGCTTC from Helicobacter hepaticus ATCC 51449 carries:
- a CDS encoding autotransporter outer membrane beta-barrel domain-containing protein; protein product: MQNTNIVQYKTFFIVFLLSMAFFSLKAQNYTRNLPSSIILQNGESRSDILTSVCGNQYCAFGLMSNNAGSYDFSYSTHNGSSKLSLVANTPTNPYNHRHSVFYMRHLNVGENSTLSINDFHTFALSGGLTLNNNAALEIILQKGEKIPASEFAPSSKVHFSRNANFYLGNGSTLNISNTDFVIISSKGIINNNAQMILDSSTIRFQNTLHNKGTIELTGDVYNIGQSQTITNLGTSHFINYGNVKVNGNFYNGGTPRADSVQGSWWQNDAPSPGGGNLINYGGTIHITGNLINAQGVELGKTQNSSVQIYGGTIKVDGGMNNGANNTLILGWYNGKMGQIDGNVTNRGIAKVDITGATLNTDHRIAGGWHTGRLNANRDVLLNGSKSEFLNARISHYQNSTTITLNKNTQAINAFMNTLPIQSKTILTALENSLYNPNTIGQQSIYAYGNKNYLTKLGNNINESAESMLLYASPLNIWAIVQNSIMPLKAQVTPPPRKSVLNIAPLSSIASRGSLKSPLNGVNISAQIPYKTHFLSAFAAYGNTNATHTLTHLQTHFDTNSFLVGLYDRISLPYIEVSLLAYYGASFNKAKRHLLLNNSAFQTRYSYHELGLSAQIAHLLRFEKLWIKPFIGINYAFGLQSAFKENLVSDTTSAMLTAPMWLSHLPQLSLGTQGQYYLKKQHFLFGGAQIQYALTNSSFSAHFGSSVLNFNPQNSLGLTLHFGGSMPIAKEFSLSAYTFYSRSHLAFQSYSGTINLSYYF
- a CDS encoding hemerythrin family protein codes for the protein MLPEWSDDFSVHHQIIDEQHQKLFALAHRAYNIANNNKSLASDVKNILIEFFDYMKTHFKDEEEYMKAIGFPQLEEHKKIHRQIVNDMAGMVKNVHSVDVLKEMIATIAKDWLLTHILQEDMCYEKYREEQQNATCEVKYYYYTCACPGKEHKLTESMHLFIKNSSHPTNCQECHQPIQFKEQR
- a CDS encoding bifunctional indole-3-glycerol phosphate synthase/phosphoribosylanthranilate isomerase; amino-acid sequence: MVEVLAKITTQRSQDITLKGFDFGYEIPKQRIHPLIKPHLDSVFFIAEIKRSSPSAGTIKEIPSVTKLAGDYLNGGVGAISVLCEEHYFGGSLLDLMSVKSAYPNACILRKDFIQYPQEVDVSYRAGADMVLLIVAMFINEDGGFSHFKMIYEECLKVGITPLIEVHTQAEIDFIAPLQAPLIGINSRSLHTFEINIPAACALKNALSHSKIIFESGIDSPYSAFIIGSLDFDGLLCGSYLVSHKNPTTALQSLKHAFTLGKTQKPRFYRQIFESLSAHSPQSKPLLKICGITNLDDALMVGQEKIDMLGFILVKHSPRYIESKQIKDIAKALQKLYPHILRIAVINDDKQALNEAKSLYQQGYIDAIQLHALNPLTPDIFAKSDLKEALFCFYPVQNIAHIEDFTPYYEGIFCLVDSKSAQGGGSGQSINKDVLRSLQERYLCIAGGINPHNIADFLALKPTLLDINSGIEKEVGKKDIHKLRALLDNLKNAIKSTKEQK
- a CDS encoding CapA family protein, whose product is MKKILVTLIFSLWSICVFATAKELNLIMAGDALLHSTVYKDAKQEDGSYDFSSMLTALKPVVEKYDLAFYNQETILGGVKLGLSTYPNFNSPQEFGDNMLSLGFNLISLANNHTLDRGERAVRSSLAYWEEKPVLTAGSYNSFLERNTPKIEQKNGIKYALLAYTYGTNGIPLPKGKEYLVNVYTKAMLEKDIKAIRSQVDFLMVSMHWGIEYDFTPSKEQRDLAKFLADLGVDLIIGTHPHVVQPAEWIGNTLVYYSLGNLISGQRGTNKRIGMLGSVHITKIQDGKVKLSNPRAELIYTYYNPHFKDFKLMWFDELNNTILPNYKEIYKQYTHIITQGKQDIQLGL